Below is a window of Ralstonia pickettii DNA.
CTACAGGCAATCCATGCTCAGCAATATCGAGGGCCCCAAACGACGGACGGCCGCGAGAGGTCTCTCCTGCTCGGCGAGCCCAACCGGCTCATACCGAACCGAAAGCGAGCGTGATGTGCGACGAAGCCATTTTGCCCGGCTGCTATCCGGTCTGATCGGTTTGCTGGTTCTGTCCGGTTGCCAGCAGCAAGACGCCCCCCTCACCAGTGCGCCCCCGCCGCACCGGACCAGCATTACGGCATTGATCTGGGCTCCGGACTGGCCCGAGCAGATGCTTCAGATTGCTGCCGAGTTCAGCAAGCTCAATCCCAATGTGCAGGTGGACGTTCAGTTCATGATCGGCAATTCGGTCGAAGAGAACATCAAACCCCGCGTCGCTGCCGGCACGATGCCCGATCTTTTGAGCGTCAACCCAAATGCCTATTCGGCCGAACTGGCAGAACAGGGCATCCTGGCCAATGTCAGCCAGACATCGGCGTGGACCAACATGCTCGCCCCGCTCAAGCGGGACTGGACCAGCCGCCGCGGCACAGGATTCGGCATCTCGGGCGGTGTCGCCACGACGATGATCTACTACAACCGCGAGATGTTCGAAAAAGCGGGCATCGACAAGCTGCCAGCAAATTTCGACGAGTTCCTGCGCGTTTGCGCGCAACTCAAACGCGCAGGATTCACGCCCATGATGTTGAACGGCGCATTCCCGAACATGCTCGGAAACGGGCCGTTTGCCTCGGGCTTCGCCAACAACGTGATCGCGCACGAGCCGAACTGGAAAAGCAAGATGGCCGAGGGCACGCTGGATCTCGACACCCCGGAGGTCGCCGATATCTTCGCCAAAATGGCACTGCTACCGGAACGGGGCTACGTCCAGGCGTCGTTCATGGCAACCGGCTACGACGACGGTATGCGTCTTTTCAAGGAAGGCAAGGTGGCGATGGCCTTCCAGGGCAGTTGGGCGGCGGGCCAGTTGCTGCACGGCAATCGCTTTGCGGTCGGCGCGTTCATCCCGCCATGGAATAAGCGCGGCGAGCAGGTGGTGCCCGTGCTCGGCAGCGAGACAGGCTTTGCCGTATGCGAGACCCCCAACAAGGCGGCTGCAATGCGCTTTCTGGAATTCATCGCCGGCAAAGGCTTCCCGATCCTGCAGAGAAAGCGCCACAACATCTCCCCGTTCCAGCAAGACGCGGAACCGGCCGTCACTGACCCGGAAATCGTCGACTACACGAATACCGTCAGCCGCTATCTGGTGACAGCCAGCCCGTACTATTCGACGCTACCTTCAAACACGCTCGAGTCACTGCATGGGTTGATGCAGGACGTGTTGCTCAAGAAGATCTCGCCCCGCCAAGCGGCCAAGCGACTCGACGAGTCGGTCAAGAATGAAGCGAAGATGCACTACAAATGAACTCGATCCCACGGTTGCCGCAGCGCGCTTTCGACTATCTCTCACAGGACCTGCTTCGCCGCGTTGAGATTCGCCACCGGCTGGTTGCCGCGTTCATCCTGTTGTCTCTGCTGCCGATCTGCATCTCGGCCAGCATTTCGTATGTGAATTCGATCGCGGCGATCAAGGAGAACGCCGAGATATTCTCGAAGGAAGTGGTCAAGCAAGTCTCGAGGAACATCGAATTGCGCATGCGGCAGATCGAGACGGAAAGCAACTTGCTGGTGCTCTCCAATCGGGTTCAAGGTGCGCTTGCCAGGGCTGCGAACGGCAACAGCAAGGAGCAAAGCGAGGCACGCCAGGACATGGCGCGGCTGCTCCTCGAGCATTACGGATCGGTTGATTTCATCAACCAGAAGTATCTGCTCGACGAGAACAACCGGATTCTCGACACCCAGGCCGCCACGCGATTGACCGAGGGTGTGACACGCCTCGTCGCACGCGCTCAGGACGAGCATGCGCACACGTACTGGGGCAGCTACGACAACGGTGTTGGGCAGCAAAATGTCGGGGTGGTACGCGCCATCATCGACAAGAACAGCAACCGCCAGCTCGGCAATCTGGTGCTGATCGTCCGCCCGGCATACTTCTCGACCATCTTCAACGACGTCGCCACGGGCAGCGGTACGCAAATCTACATCCTCGATGCGAGTAACGAGGTCATCATCCGGGCCGCCGACGCCTCGAATGACATCGACGCACTCCCCGAACCCGGCCTGCTCGAAAACATCGCGCGCAACGCGACATCGGGCGAGGCGCGCAGCTTTGTTGCGGTCGAGGGAAAGCGCGGAGGACGCTATTTGACTGCGTACGCAAAGATCCCCGGCACGACCTGGTTCGTGGTGAGCACCATCGCGGAGAAAAAGCTGACGGCCGAGGCGCAGGCGGTGCGCAACCAGATCGCGCTGGTCGGCATCTCGGGGGTTCTTCTGTCGATCTTCCTCGCCTACTTCATCTCGCACAGCATTTCCGCGCCGCTCAGGGAGCTGGTTCGCAAGGTGCACGATACCGGCGACGATGCCGGCGCCCAGGTGGACGAAGAAAAGCACGTGGAAGCCGGGGCCCGCGCCCAGGACGAGTTGAGCAGGCTCGCGCAGCGCTTCGAGAGAA
It encodes the following:
- a CDS encoding ABC transporter substrate-binding protein, with translation MLSNIEGPKRRTAARGLSCSASPTGSYRTESERDVRRSHFARLLSGLIGLLVLSGCQQQDAPLTSAPPPHRTSITALIWAPDWPEQMLQIAAEFSKLNPNVQVDVQFMIGNSVEENIKPRVAAGTMPDLLSVNPNAYSAELAEQGILANVSQTSAWTNMLAPLKRDWTSRRGTGFGISGGVATTMIYYNREMFEKAGIDKLPANFDEFLRVCAQLKRAGFTPMMLNGAFPNMLGNGPFASGFANNVIAHEPNWKSKMAEGTLDLDTPEVADIFAKMALLPERGYVQASFMATGYDDGMRLFKEGKVAMAFQGSWAAGQLLHGNRFAVGAFIPPWNKRGEQVVPVLGSETGFAVCETPNKAAAMRFLEFIAGKGFPILQRKRHNISPFQQDAEPAVTDPEIVDYTNTVSRYLVTASPYYSTLPSNTLESLHGLMQDVLLKKISPRQAAKRLDESVKNEAKMHYK